A section of the Dehalobacter sp. DCM genome encodes:
- a CDS encoding CBS domain-containing protein — MKIILSHQFLDFDALASMVAAQKLYPDAILVIDGKQGSYVQEFFALAKEHLPCYRLKDIPIEQIDKIILVDTQDIHRSVPNKGIVQQLKDIPLEVIDHHPVIESSHENWTIDMVGACTTILVERIRKQGIAITHFEATLMALGIYDDTGSLLFENTTPRDLQAAAFLLENGAQLTVITEYLYKPLTVEQRELFQQLLDNGTIEKYNGISVYITYAECEEYFSGLAQLAERIRKIENADVFFLVVKMVDRVYIVSRVMGVALPVNIILKPFNGGGHEKAASAVIKDAEVPTVIRLLQEEIRLRADRPNTVRDIMSYPVKTVHPETSIEEVSEMLLKYGHTGLPVVQEQKLVGIISRRDVDKAYKHGLLHAPVKGFMTREVITVNPDMGWDEVQRLMILHDIGRIPVIENENLVGIVSRSDMMRLVFGSVVPTTLELARDRSIARREENLKLIETLPQDIQNYLKLSREIAGQLGCNVFLVGGFVRDLLLHTPSNDLDIVVEGNGIAFARGLSKRLDYFRLILHESFGTASLIFRNGTHIDIAGTRREDYEFPGALPVVEESKLKDDLFRRDFTINAMALSLNEGFFGDIIDYYGGYRDLQQREIRFLHNLSFIDDPTRILRAIRFAGRYGFKLAKVTQDAIPIALKENVLANVSADRFSEEFLLIFKEQHFTQMVRDLNRYGVLKAWFQKDYLWNDDVWNDNEMENAQDQSLAVRWLMSIKNVDLTGIKEILNKLNLPKSLQRITVRYGMLREELHQKNLQDMVGVDEILSGTPELLLAVLKQHDEFADILNKYEALLQGIQIQVTGKDLIQRGVREGPEIGCILKQIRAGWLTGKIHNTADEEIFLNDLLKNR, encoded by the coding sequence CACCAGTTTCTTGATTTTGACGCGCTGGCCTCAATGGTGGCTGCACAAAAATTATATCCGGATGCCATCTTGGTTATTGACGGAAAACAGGGTTCTTACGTCCAGGAGTTTTTTGCTTTGGCTAAAGAACATTTGCCCTGCTATCGTCTCAAGGATATTCCAATTGAACAGATTGATAAGATCATCCTGGTGGATACGCAGGATATCCACCGGAGTGTGCCCAATAAAGGCATTGTACAGCAGCTCAAGGATATTCCCTTGGAGGTTATTGATCATCATCCCGTGATCGAATCCAGTCATGAGAATTGGACGATCGATATGGTTGGAGCGTGCACTACAATTCTGGTGGAACGCATACGAAAGCAGGGCATTGCCATTACGCATTTCGAAGCGACGCTGATGGCGTTAGGAATATATGACGATACCGGCAGCCTCCTTTTTGAAAATACCACACCGAGGGATTTACAGGCAGCTGCTTTTTTGCTGGAAAACGGGGCTCAATTAACTGTCATCACGGAATATTTGTATAAACCCTTAACCGTGGAGCAACGGGAGTTATTTCAACAACTGCTGGATAATGGCACTATTGAAAAATACAATGGCATTTCTGTCTATATCACGTATGCCGAATGCGAAGAGTATTTTTCCGGTCTGGCCCAGCTGGCTGAACGGATACGTAAAATCGAGAACGCGGATGTATTTTTTCTTGTGGTCAAAATGGTTGATAGGGTCTATATTGTATCCAGGGTTATGGGTGTTGCGCTGCCAGTCAATATCATCCTGAAGCCTTTCAACGGCGGCGGCCACGAAAAAGCGGCTTCGGCTGTGATCAAAGATGCCGAAGTACCCACAGTCATTCGACTTCTTCAAGAGGAAATACGACTTCGGGCGGATAGGCCAAATACGGTCAGGGATATCATGAGCTACCCAGTGAAAACAGTCCATCCCGAAACGTCCATCGAAGAAGTCAGCGAGATGCTACTAAAGTATGGACATACGGGGCTGCCGGTGGTTCAGGAGCAGAAGTTGGTAGGCATTATCTCTCGCCGGGACGTGGACAAGGCATATAAACATGGATTACTGCATGCTCCCGTTAAGGGGTTTATGACCCGGGAGGTCATCACGGTTAATCCGGACATGGGCTGGGATGAAGTGCAGCGGCTGATGATTCTGCATGATATCGGCAGGATTCCTGTCATCGAAAACGAGAACCTCGTCGGGATCGTCTCCCGATCGGATATGATGCGGCTGGTATTTGGAAGTGTTGTACCCACAACCCTTGAACTCGCCAGAGACAGAAGCATTGCGCGCAGGGAAGAAAACCTCAAGCTGATTGAAACGCTGCCGCAGGATATCCAGAATTACCTGAAACTAAGCAGAGAAATCGCTGGTCAGCTGGGATGCAACGTATTTTTAGTCGGAGGATTTGTCAGAGATCTGCTCTTGCATACACCGAGCAATGATTTGGATATTGTCGTCGAGGGGAATGGTATCGCCTTTGCGCGAGGGCTGAGTAAGCGGCTGGACTATTTCCGTTTGATCCTACATGAATCATTTGGTACAGCGAGCTTGATTTTCAGAAATGGAACACATATCGACATCGCCGGTACCCGTAGGGAGGATTATGAGTTCCCTGGCGCGCTTCCGGTTGTTGAGGAATCAAAACTTAAGGACGATTTATTCCGCCGTGATTTTACGATCAATGCCATGGCATTAAGTTTGAATGAAGGTTTTTTTGGAGACATTATCGATTATTACGGGGGTTACCGCGATCTACAGCAAAGGGAGATCCGATTTTTACACAATCTCAGTTTCATCGATGATCCAACCCGGATCCTCAGAGCGATCCGTTTTGCCGGGCGTTATGGTTTTAAACTCGCCAAAGTGACCCAAGATGCCATACCAATTGCTTTGAAGGAAAATGTCTTGGCGAATGTAAGTGCCGATCGTTTCAGCGAAGAATTTCTGCTTATATTTAAAGAACAGCACTTCACGCAAATGGTTAGGGACCTGAATCGTTATGGTGTGCTCAAAGCCTGGTTTCAGAAAGATTATCTCTGGAATGATGATGTCTGGAATGATAACGAAATGGAAAATGCCCAGGATCAGTCCCTGGCTGTAAGATGGCTGATGAGCATTAAAAATGTTGACCTCACCGGGATCAAGGAAATTCTAAATAAGCTTAATCTTCCAAAATCGCTGCAGAGAATTACAGTACGCTACGGCATGTTACGAGAGGAACTTCACCAGAAAAATCTGCAGGATATGGTCGGTGTTGATGAGATCCTTAGCGGAACGCCGGAGTTACTGTTAGCGGTTTTGAAGCAGCATGACGAATTTGCAGACATCCTGAATAAATATGAAGCACTCCTCCAGGGGATACAGATACAGGTAACCGGCAAAGATCTCATCCAGCGTGGCGTCAGGGAGGGACCGGAAATAGGATGCATTCTAAAGCAAATCCGTGCCGGTTGGCTTACCGGGAAAATACACAATACGGCCGACGAGGAGATTTTTTTAAACGATTTGCTGAAAAATCGATAA
- the trpS gene encoding tryptophan--tRNA ligase: MKNRIFSGMRPTGSLHIGHLSVLQNWAALQDEYDCFYGIVDWHALTTGYEDKLNLKALIKEIALDWLSVGIDPEKSAVFVQSHVKEHAELHLLFSMFTPMSWLERVPTYKDQIQQLGADGKDLHTYGFLGYPLLQAADILVYKAKAVPVGEDQIPHIELCREVGRRFNFLYGNVFPEPQALIGKVPLLPGVDGRKMSKSYNNAISLTASTEEVNARVKQMITDPARLRKDDPGHPEVCVVAKFHHIYTPDAERITEECTAGKVGCVACKKYLAENLNNVLEPYRVRRNFWDEDGKVERVLLEGAEKARATAAETLKEVRQAIGV; this comes from the coding sequence TTGAAAAACAGGATCTTTAGCGGTATGCGGCCAACGGGTTCGCTCCATATTGGACATTTGAGTGTCTTACAGAACTGGGCAGCGCTCCAGGATGAATATGATTGCTTTTATGGCATTGTGGACTGGCATGCCTTAACAACAGGATACGAAGACAAATTGAATCTTAAGGCGTTAATAAAAGAGATCGCCTTGGATTGGCTGAGCGTTGGTATCGATCCTGAGAAAAGCGCTGTATTTGTGCAGTCTCATGTCAAAGAGCATGCGGAGCTGCATCTGCTCTTCTCGATGTTCACACCGATGTCATGGCTGGAGAGGGTACCGACATATAAAGATCAGATCCAACAGTTGGGCGCCGACGGAAAAGATCTGCATACGTATGGCTTTTTAGGCTACCCTTTGCTGCAGGCAGCAGACATCCTTGTCTATAAAGCGAAGGCAGTTCCGGTGGGCGAAGATCAAATCCCCCACATCGAACTGTGTCGTGAGGTCGGGCGCCGTTTCAACTTCTTGTATGGCAATGTCTTTCCTGAACCCCAGGCGCTCATTGGTAAGGTGCCGCTTTTACCGGGTGTTGACGGACGAAAAATGAGCAAAAGCTATAATAATGCCATATCGCTGACGGCGTCTACAGAAGAGGTGAACGCCCGAGTAAAACAGATGATCACGGACCCGGCACGCCTGCGTAAGGATGATCCAGGCCATCCGGAGGTTTGTGTGGTGGCAAAATTCCATCACATCTATACACCGGATGCAGAACGGATCACAGAGGAATGCACCGCCGGTAAAGTCGGCTGTGTTGCCTGTAAGAAATATCTTGCGGAAAACCTGAATAACGTACTTGAACCTTACAGAGTACGACGGAATTTCTGGGATGAAGACGGAAAAGTCGAACGGGTCCTGCTTGAGGGTGCTGAAAAGGCCAGAGCGACTGCAGCTGAAACGCTGAAAGAAGTTCGGCAAGCTATTGGTGTCTGA
- a CDS encoding segregation and condensation protein A yields MEAKNTAPYVEVPSFQGPLDLLLHLIQEHKVDIYDIPIALIADQFIATVRKMEALDMEVTTEFLVLAAQLLYLKSRQLLPKPQKTEEELLLEEEMKHDLVERLVTYRAFKSLASYLGSKEATLGNRYFREIDMDEIMSKIPHPDPLNGVEMSDLIRAFENILSRIEKGEDIQYMQVEEIPVEMMTNDILRRMIIHPQGMRFSQLLRYATRVEIVVAFMAILELLKDGKIRAEQSEEKNEIFIVPTEKAWDIRNEESV; encoded by the coding sequence ATGGAAGCCAAAAATACTGCGCCCTATGTTGAAGTCCCGTCCTTTCAAGGCCCTCTTGATTTACTGCTGCATTTGATTCAAGAGCATAAGGTCGATATCTATGATATTCCGATCGCACTGATTGCCGATCAGTTCATTGCTACCGTCCGTAAAATGGAAGCATTGGATATGGAGGTTACGACGGAATTTCTAGTACTCGCCGCGCAGCTGCTTTACCTTAAATCCAGGCAATTGCTGCCAAAACCACAGAAAACAGAGGAAGAGCTGCTGCTGGAAGAGGAAATGAAACACGACTTGGTCGAAAGACTTGTGACGTATCGGGCTTTTAAAAGCCTTGCTTCCTATTTGGGATCGAAAGAAGCAACCCTAGGCAACCGGTATTTTCGGGAAATCGATATGGATGAGATCATGTCAAAGATCCCCCACCCAGACCCGTTGAACGGCGTTGAGATGTCGGATTTGATCCGGGCTTTTGAAAATATCTTGAGCCGAATTGAAAAAGGCGAAGATATACAGTACATGCAGGTTGAAGAAATTCCCGTGGAGATGATGACGAATGATATCCTGCGCCGCATGATCATCCATCCGCAGGGGATGCGATTCAGTCAGCTCTTAAGATATGCGACACGGGTAGAGATTGTCGTTGCTTTCATGGCTATACTGGAGTTGTTGAAAGACGGAAAAATCCGAGCGGAACAAAGCGAGGAAAAGAACGAAATATTCATAGTCCCGACAGAAAAAGCGTGGGATATTCGGAATGAGGAGTCGGTATGA
- a CDS encoding flavodoxin family protein: MFILGIAGSPRKGGNTETLLDEALASAQAQGARTEKVLLSSTRIAPCMGCGACERTGECIQKDGMQKLYDTILSADVILFASPIYFYSVSGTAKCAIDRTQALWSRKYKLKDERYYQKKKGYFISVSASKGERVFEGAQLVMKYFFDAAGYELTGELLIKGIDSNGEIKKHPAYLQAARELGEEAAGRT; the protein is encoded by the coding sequence ATGTTTATACTTGGAATTGCAGGCAGCCCGCGCAAGGGCGGGAATACCGAAACGTTGCTTGATGAAGCGTTAGCTTCAGCACAGGCCCAGGGTGCCCGCACAGAGAAGGTGTTACTCTCTTCCACGAGAATTGCTCCCTGTATGGGCTGCGGTGCCTGTGAAAGAACGGGCGAGTGCATCCAAAAGGATGGTATGCAGAAGCTGTACGACACGATTTTATCTGCAGATGTTATTCTTTTCGCATCACCGATTTACTTCTATTCCGTTTCAGGTACGGCAAAATGCGCGATTGACCGCACCCAAGCCCTGTGGTCCCGTAAATATAAACTAAAGGATGAACGGTACTACCAAAAGAAAAAAGGGTATTTCATCAGTGTGTCCGCGTCAAAAGGGGAACGCGTTTTTGAAGGCGCGCAATTAGTGATGAAATACTTCTTTGATGCAGCGGGTTATGAGCTTACCGGTGAATTGTTAATTAAAGGGATTGACAGTAACGGTGAAATCAAAAAGCACCCGGCATATTTGCAGGCCGCGCGCGAACTTGGGGAAGAGGCTGCAGGTCGAACCTGA
- the lysA gene encoding diaminopimelate decarboxylase has protein sequence MTQKTLPFSNQEIEKIAQEYGTPFHIYDEKAIRNNVRRLQTAFQWNPGFKEYFAVKATPNPHILKLLAEEGAGADCSSLAELLLAEKVGLRGERIVFSSNDTPGVEYRKARELGAIINLDDITHIDFLAKEAGMPEMISFRFNPGPLRKGGNDIIGNPEDAKYGLTRDQMFEAYKKVKDLGVKRFGLHTMVISNELNPDFFVETARMMFDLALDVKKMLNINIEIINLGGGIGIPYRPEQKAVDLEYVGYRIKEVYEEIIIPAGIAPVRVVMECGRMITGPYGYLVTRALHKKETYKNYIGLDACMADLMRPALYGAYHHITVVGKEEQPLDYKYDVTGSLCENNDKFAIDRMLPKIDIGDLIVIHDAGAHGHAMGFNYNGKLRSKELLLKPDGRVDIIRRAETIDDYFATLDFSKI, from the coding sequence ATGACACAAAAAACATTGCCTTTTTCCAATCAGGAAATCGAAAAAATCGCACAAGAATACGGGACACCATTTCATATCTATGATGAAAAAGCTATCAGAAATAATGTGCGCCGATTACAAACTGCATTTCAATGGAATCCGGGATTCAAAGAATATTTTGCAGTAAAGGCCACACCCAATCCCCACATTTTAAAACTATTGGCTGAAGAGGGAGCGGGTGCCGATTGCAGCTCGCTAGCCGAATTGCTATTGGCGGAAAAAGTGGGTTTAAGGGGAGAGCGTATTGTCTTTTCGTCCAACGATACACCCGGAGTCGAATACCGTAAAGCCAGGGAATTAGGCGCAATCATTAACCTTGACGATATTACACATATCGATTTTTTAGCCAAAGAAGCCGGTATGCCGGAAATGATTTCGTTCCGCTTTAATCCGGGACCGTTGCGCAAAGGCGGCAATGACATTATCGGTAACCCGGAGGATGCTAAGTACGGGTTGACACGGGATCAAATGTTTGAAGCCTATAAGAAAGTCAAGGATTTAGGCGTGAAGCGATTTGGTCTTCACACCATGGTGATTTCCAATGAATTGAATCCGGATTTCTTTGTAGAAACTGCCCGTATGATGTTTGATCTGGCATTGGATGTTAAAAAGATGCTGAATATTAATATCGAGATCATTAACCTTGGCGGAGGCATCGGCATACCTTACCGTCCGGAACAAAAAGCCGTCGATTTGGAATATGTCGGATACCGGATTAAGGAAGTCTATGAGGAGATTATCATCCCGGCAGGAATTGCCCCGGTACGTGTGGTGATGGAATGCGGACGGATGATCACAGGCCCCTATGGCTACCTTGTGACACGGGCGTTGCATAAAAAAGAGACCTATAAGAACTATATCGGTCTGGATGCCTGCATGGCTGATCTGATGCGGCCTGCATTATACGGCGCTTACCACCATATTACTGTCGTCGGCAAAGAAGAACAGCCGCTGGACTATAAATATGATGTTACCGGCAGTTTGTGTGAGAACAATGATAAATTTGCGATTGACCGCATGCTGCCGAAAATCGATATCGGTGACCTGATTGTCATTCATGATGCCGGGGCTCACGGCCATGCCATGGGATTTAACTATAATGGAAAGCTGCGGTCCAAAGAACTGCTTCTGAAACCAGACGGTCGTGTTGACATAATCCGCAGAGCGGAGACCATCGACGATTACTTTGCAACACTGGATTTCTCCAAAATCTAA
- a CDS encoding YihY/virulence factor BrkB family protein, whose protein sequence is MKWHFFFREYWKIVNRNELMALGGQVTYYMILSFFPTIIFLLTLISSLDMTNDHFFNSLKFLLPEGTYVMVKGIVDEIFGTRSTPALLSFGMLAALWASLNGINALIRGIVKAYGMEESRSFFHLKYTALVFLIVIVLAMIFSFIILVIGDALADAFMNLLGTTGVLMYLWQELRLIIQFLFLTATFVFLNRIATKRMYGLKRYFPGSLFASAGWVLLSLAFSYYVNHFNNYTLAYGSLAGIMLLLLWLYWICEILLLGCAMNAALIAAINGDAVRKKATPDTGNSGDTGNSRDRGGDKGTGDNGDGGTMGT, encoded by the coding sequence ATGAAATGGCACTTCTTCTTCCGGGAATACTGGAAAATCGTCAATAGAAATGAGTTAATGGCTCTTGGCGGACAGGTCACCTATTATATGATTCTCTCCTTCTTTCCGACGATCATTTTTCTACTGACCCTGATCAGTTCCCTGGACATGACCAATGATCATTTTTTCAACAGTCTGAAGTTCCTCCTGCCGGAAGGAACCTACGTAATGGTTAAAGGCATCGTGGACGAAATATTCGGTACCCGCAGCACCCCGGCGTTATTGTCTTTTGGCATGCTGGCTGCACTCTGGGCATCACTGAATGGTATTAATGCCTTGATCAGAGGCATCGTCAAAGCCTACGGCATGGAAGAAAGCCGTTCTTTCTTCCATCTTAAATATACAGCATTGGTCTTTCTTATTGTTATTGTCCTGGCTATGATTTTTTCATTTATTATTCTGGTGATCGGGGATGCTTTGGCAGATGCTTTTATGAATCTCCTTGGCACGACAGGTGTTTTAATGTACCTGTGGCAGGAACTGCGGCTGATCATCCAATTTTTGTTTTTGACAGCCACCTTCGTCTTTCTCAACAGAATTGCCACAAAACGCATGTATGGCCTGAAACGCTATTTCCCCGGATCGCTGTTTGCTTCTGCGGGTTGGGTCCTGCTGTCTTTGGCTTTTTCGTACTACGTCAATCATTTTAACAATTACACACTGGCATACGGCAGTTTGGCCGGCATCATGCTCCTGCTTCTATGGCTGTACTGGATCTGCGAGATACTGCTCTTAGGCTGCGCCATGAACGCCGCCTTGATCGCCGCCATCAATGGGGATGCTGTAAGGAAAAAAGCAACGCCGGACACGGGGAACTCCGGGGACACGGGGAACTCGAGGGACCGGGGGGGAGACAAGGGGACGGGAGACAATGGGGACGGGGGGACAATGGGGACGTAG
- a CDS encoding DUF4363 family protein encodes MRSVITIILGFIIIISSTVLITHRIDTTARVIEDQLKQTETLMEDNQWEESLVSLEQSYSSWTQLHDWWKIFLNHSILNNIEISYKKLEEYIQYHEKGDAMAELNTLMFLLHQVPESETLRFTNIL; translated from the coding sequence ATGCGCTCGGTTATAACAATCATTCTGGGGTTTATTATTATCATATCGTCAACTGTTTTGATTACTCACCGCATTGATACCACCGCAAGGGTTATTGAAGACCAACTGAAACAGACCGAAACTCTGATGGAAGACAATCAATGGGAAGAATCCTTAGTCTCGCTGGAACAATCCTACAGCAGTTGGACCCAGCTTCATGATTGGTGGAAAATCTTCCTTAACCACAGTATATTGAACAATATCGAAATTTCCTACAAAAAACTGGAGGAATATATCCAGTATCATGAGAAGGGCGATGCCATGGCTGAGCTCAATACATTGATGTTCTTATTACATCAGGTGCCGGAATCGGAAACATTGAGGTTTACGAATATTTTATGA